The Spirochaetota bacterium genomic interval GGAAAAAATTTTCTCATGTGATAGGGTTGATAATGAATCATATAATCCTTGCTGCAGTTTTTTTCTTATTATTAACTCCTATTTCCATATTATATCGTTTATTTTCTAGAAATCCATTACAATTGAAATTAAAGTATCTCAACGGGACAGTATTCAAGGATCGTCATTACAGTTATACAGATAAAGACTTTCATAAAATGTGGTGAAAAACCACCTTCCCTTTAAGATTTGCAATATACCAAGGTAGTGAGGATATTATACTTTCGCAAATGCTATGGTAAAATCGTTGGAATACTAAAAGCAAATCGATACATTGTATATCGATTAAATTATTTACTTGGTATAATCTTTTTAATAATTTTTTTGAACACTTGAAAAATTATTAATTTTTGCCGAATCCTTTTTTTTAATAACATTAAGCTTCTGGAGTCCTGCAATTTCTTCAAATAAAGATAATTGTATCAGAGATCCTTACATAATATATGATTGATAAAACCACCCTTTAAAGGCGAAAATTAAATCTATTATTGATATTGCTTACTAATCTTTATGAAAAATATAATCGGATAAATTTCGATTTTATAATACTATTATTATAATTGGTTCTATTTGATATTTGGAGTTTCTTTATGATTAAAAATGTAAAGCAAACATTTTTTATTATACTGACTTTTTTTATAATGATTTTGATGGCAGAATTATTGATCCAAATAGTATGTTTGATTTCAATTGACATGAAAGATATAGTATTCCCATATAAAAAGGCTCCTTTGTATCTCCAGGATAAAGTATTGGGGCATAGACCAAACCCTCTATTCTTTGAACATGATAAAAATGGTTTTAGAAATATAGTAATTCCAAAAACGATAGATATTGTCGCAATGGGAGATTCACAAACTTATGGTATTGGAGTGAGAATCGATAAAGCTTGGCCGCAGCAATTACAATCAATGAGTAAACTAAATGTTTATAATATGGCATTTGGCGGCTATGGACCAGCACACTATTTATTATTAATTGAAGAAGCATGCAAACTTAATCCAAAATTGATAATTGTCGCAATGTATTCAGGAAATGACTTGTATGATGGTTTTCATCTTGTTTATGATAAAAATATTTTATTCAACATGAAAACTTCTAATAATAAAATTATGAATAGCATAAATCAACTAGAAAATATTGAAACATTAGATGAAAAATCCTATAGAACTGGTGATAGAGTAAGCCCAAAGAAACAAAATAAAAAAGACCATAAGTATCATAATAATAATTCGCAATGTATCGAATTAAGGTATTTCTTTGCAAATAATTGCGGAATATATGGTTTTCTACGTGCATTAAAAAATTTAAAATATTATCAATACAATACAAAACAGTTATCATGGAGAACTATTAGAGGTGAGTATGAAATAAAATCTAATATATACCAAATACTCGATGACAATAAATTCAATATTGTATTTATGGCTCCTTATAGATTGGGAGCATTAGATTTAAATGATATTCGCCTTAAGGAAGGATTAAGAATTCAAAAAGAATCTATATTAAGAATCAATCATATATTAAAAAATAGAAATATAAAATTTTTAGTGTTGATAATACCCACAACCGAATATGTTTTTTTTGAATATATTAATATGAAACAATATTCCATGAAACCTGTATATTATGAATTGATACGTGCAGAACAAGATTTCATGGGTAATATTTTTAATTTTTTAAATAAGGAAAGCATTCCTTCAATTAATACTGTACATGCATTACGTAATTGTTTAATTCAAGGGAAGCAACCATATCCTATGAATCCAGATGGTCATCCAAATGAGCATGGTTATAATGAAATTGCAAAAGAAGTATATAAATACATAATAAATCACACTGATTTATGTTTAAGTATTAAATAATTGATGAATGTAACCTTACCAATCCAAAATAGTAAATTGTGTTATTTCAAACCAAGACCGGAGAAGCCCAAATTAAGGATCATGCCATTCGATACGGCGATCATTGAGCAATTCAAGAGACGGAAGATCTTGCACTGCACCCCTAAAACTGTAAACTCTTTTCAAGATTCTTCTTCATCTCAGCCAAGGGTAGCAGATTAATTTTGGGGGTAAAAAAGGCTATTAATATGCACCAGGGTATGAAATAACATCCTTATAATACAGGAGGGTGCTATGTCATATCCCAAAGAGATGAAGAAAAGAATCATGGCAGATGTAGAAAAACAGGTTGATAAGCTGATTGAATCATCTGATGGATCACCCCGTTCTTTATACGAACTGGAACAAGAAATAGTCAAGATTGGGGAACAAGCAAAAAAACGAATCACGGAAGAAATAATAAAGTATCAACAACAGAAGAATAGTAAAAAAAAACTGTCCGAAATGCGGTAGACCGCTCTCCAACAAAGGATTACGACCCCGGAAAATATTGAGTTTATGCGGAATGATTGAAATTCAACGAACCTATTACCGATGTGAGAACTGCGGCATATCAGTCTATCCTGACGATGAAATTCTTGAAATAAGTCGAAGCATGGTAAGCTGCGTATTCCGGTGAAACCTGCCACCCATTCCGGCCAAAACTTGACCACTTGGATGACATTACCAATCCACTGACAAGCTAATCTCGATGTGGCAGGTTTCGTCCAGAATTTTTTGCATGAGCTTTTCTCATTGATCCCCCCTTTAAATTCATGGTGTGTGCATTATGGACCAGCCGATCGCAGATGGCGTCGGCAATGGTCGGATCGCCGATGATATCGAACCACTTGTTAACCGGGACCTGAGACGAAATGATCGTAGATTTCAGACCGTACCGGTGTAAGCGTCAAATTAACCCCGTCCCATGAATCAATCAACAAGCTTGATCATATCAGGAGTAATCATATCGGGCAGCAATACCCGCCGTTGTTCTTTTGAGGAAGCTCCCGGAATCCGGTCAAAAAGATAGCGCAGATATCTGTATGGCTCAAGCGCGTTGGCTTTGGCGGATTCAATAAGGCTGTAGAGTACAGCGCTTGACTCGGCGCCGCGCGGCGTATTTGAAAACAACCAGTTTTTTCTGCCCAGGACAAAGGGCCGTATGGCATTTTCAACGAGATTGTTGTCCGGAGTCAGCAGGTGATGGTCCAGATACTTGACCAGGTTGTCCCACTGGTTTACGGTGTAATTGATGGCCTGTCCGGTATATCCCTGGGGCAGCATTTCCTGTTTCACAGCCAGGAGCCAGTTGTTGAATTCTTCAAGGACCGGACCCGCGCCATTCTTTCGCCTTTCAACAAATTCATCGGGAGCGAGCTTTCTTTCTCTCAGCTCACGTTCAATTTGGTAGAGGCGGCGAATATACGCCAGACCCTTGTAGGCGGCCTTCGATTTTTTGCTTTGCTTTATTGCTTTCTCAAATTCCCGCCGGGCATGGGCAAAACACCCTGCGTGGATCAGCTTGTTTTCATTGGCCACCCGATTATAGCCGTCGTAGCCATCCGTCTGGAGAATGCCATGGTAATCTTCCAGTATTTTTCGGGGAACCTCGCCGGATCTGGTGGGATGATACTGGTACAGAAGCAGCGGTTTTTCCTCAGCCGTATATCCCATGGCTACCCACATGTATGATTTACTTTCCGCCGGACGCCCCGGCTCCTTGAGCACCTGAAGGGTGGTCTCATCCATCCGTATGACCGGACCGCCCCTGATTTCTTCGAGTATGATGTCGATCAGGGGGGCACACCTTTCGGCAACCGCCAAGGCCCAGTTGCACAGCGTTGCCCGGGAAAGATCGATATCAATCCGCTCAAATATCTTTGACTGCCGGTAGAACGGCATGGCGTCACAGAACTTAGAGGTGATGACATAGGCGGCAAGCCCGGCACTAACAATGCTCTGGGGAATAAGCCGCGGTGGAATGGATGCCGTCTTGATCTCGGGGATTTCTTTTTCGAGAAACCCGTCACAGTCGCAGGGGCCATATTTTTTACGGATGTGCCGGTTCACGATAACTTTCGCCGGAATGATGTCCAGCTCTTCGGTTGTTTCTTCGCCAATGACCGTCCGCTCTTTCCCGCAGCAGGGACAGGCTTTTTCTTCTTCGGTCAGGTCATGGATGATTTCTTCACGGTGCAGATACTCGGGCAGCGGCTTTCTGCCGCCCTTTTTACGGGTGTATCCCGCAACGCGGGTTACCGCGTTTTCAGTTCCAGCGT includes:
- a CDS encoding SGNH/GDSL hydrolase family protein translates to MIKNVKQTFFIILTFFIMILMAELLIQIVCLISIDMKDIVFPYKKAPLYLQDKVLGHRPNPLFFEHDKNGFRNIVIPKTIDIVAMGDSQTYGIGVRIDKAWPQQLQSMSKLNVYNMAFGGYGPAHYLLLIEEACKLNPKLIIVAMYSGNDLYDGFHLVYDKNILFNMKTSNNKIMNSINQLENIETLDEKSYRTGDRVSPKKQNKKDHKYHNNNSQCIELRYFFANNCGIYGFLRALKNLKYYQYNTKQLSWRTIRGEYEIKSNIYQILDDNKFNIVFMAPYRLGALDLNDIRLKEGLRIQKESILRINHILKNRNIKFLVLIIPTTEYVFFEYINMKQYSMKPVYYELIRAEQDFMGNIFNFLNKESIPSINTVHALRNCLIQGKQPYPMNPDGHPNEHGYNEIAKEVYKYIINHTDLCLSIK
- a CDS encoding ATP-binding protein — encoded protein: MKSTIISSQVPVNKWFDIIGDPTIADAICDRLVHNAHTMNLKGGSMRKAHAKNSGRNLPHRD
- a CDS encoding IS66 family transposase, coding for MVIDKNNLPDDPALLKQMLAELAMKHETLDQKYSHLEEKYNTLRRLLFGKKSEKLSPEDEHQMRLFNEAEDGSEESSGAIDDAGTENAVTRVAGYTRKKGGRKPLPEYLHREEIIHDLTEEEKACPCCGKERTVIGEETTEELDIIPAKVIVNRHIRKKYGPCDCDGFLEKEIPEIKTASIPPRLIPQSIVSAGLAAYVITSKFCDAMPFYRQSKIFERIDIDLSRATLCNWALAVAERCAPLIDIILEEIRGGPVIRMDETTLQVLKEPGRPAESKSYMWVAMGYTAEEKPLLLYQYHPTRSGEVPRKILEDYHGILQTDGYDGYNRVANENKLIHAGCFAHARREFEKAIKQSKKSKAAYKGLAYIRRLYQIERELRERKLAPDEFVERRKNGAGPVLEEFNNWLLAVKQEMLPQGYTGQAINYTVNQWDNLVKYLDHHLLTPDNNLVENAIRPFVLGRKNWLFSNTPRGAESSAVLYSLIESAKANALEPYRYLRYLFDRIPGASSKEQRRVLLPDMITPDMIKLVD